A stretch of Lathyrus oleraceus cultivar Zhongwan6 chromosome 6, CAAS_Psat_ZW6_1.0, whole genome shotgun sequence DNA encodes these proteins:
- the LOC127093753 gene encoding FT-interacting protein 7-like encodes MFLKLRIYLINIYITYFYLCVLCTMQVKKMENNESAPKETGLNNVAAPEGDKLTKRYDLVEEMKFLYVRVVRVRDFPYNPNLYVEVKLGNMKATTLFLDNNLLLNQVFAFEKDKIHCVKVDVMVKDKREVIDMSYEFIGRVQFDVGDIPKRVPPESMLAPQWYRLEDQNGVNLARGAIMLSLWIGTQADECFSQAWCSDSTRISGDAVGYTRSKVYMSPSLWYLRVNVIQAHDLLLRFDPKSSDIFVQVDLGSLRLRTSFSKIKSEKPFWNEDLMFVAHEPFDETIFLSVEQGTLADHVSLGTCMINLKDVEKRLEPIPVTSFWYDLNRPGVIETAKEVKFASKLNARISLDGAYHVMDEPLEYSSDFRPSSKQLWKSSIGVLELGILKATSLMPMKIGGRTDAYCVAKYGPKWVRTRTIVDSLSPNWNEQYVWEVYEPFTVVTIAVFDNNQLVAESRSRGVRDTIMAKIRIRLSTLERGKVYTHSYPLIGLQPSGMNKMGEIHLAVRFSWSFWSMYRIYKAPLFNEVHYLLPLSSSQLDNLRNQAAHVIARSLSKAEPPLGKEVVSYMLDMRSDLWSMRKGIANYNRIMSFLGDFVVFWKWLEDIKKWKNPIATLLFHFLCILVVLHPQPMLSLVIFYFLWIGLKNYFNRPKHPCHIDETLSGADTTNAEDLEEELDFFPTQIRGEHLRRRYDRLRIIARNAHRKVSHSATIGEKLQSLCSWRDPRATKSFLSFCFAGFVVTMFLPLQVIIFIWIMFYLRHPRYRSGGTWSAGNFFKRLPSNQAFIL; translated from the coding sequence ATGTTTCTCAAATTAAgaatttatttaataaatatttatataacatatttttatttatgtGTTCTTTGTACAATGCAGGTTAAGAAAATGGAGAATAATGAATCTGCACCAAAAGAAACTGGTCTTAACAATGTTGCTGCACCAGAAGGTGACAAGCTTACAAAGAGATATGATCTTGTTGAAGAGATGAAGTTCTTATATGTAAGGGTTGTTAGGGTTAGAGACTTTCCTTATAACCCTAACCTTTATGTAGAAGTTAAACTTGGAAACATGAAAGCAACAACTCTTTTCTTAGACAACAATTTACTTTTGAACCAAGTGTTTGCTTTTGAAAAAGACAAGATTCATTGTGTCAAAGTAGATGTTATGGTGAAGGACAAGAGAGAGGTTATAGATATGTCATACGAGTTTATCGGCCGTGTTCAGTTCGATGTTGGTGATATTCCGAAAAGAGTCCCGCCGGAATCTATGTTGGCGCCTCAATGGTATAGACTAGAGGATCAAAATGGTGTGAATCTTGCTAGAGGGGCTATCATGTTGTCTTTGTGGATTGGAACACAAGCGGATGAGTGTTTTTCGCAGGCGTGGTGTTCGGATTCGACGAGAATAAGTGGTGATGCGGTTGGTTATACTCGTTCTAAGGTATATATGTCTCCTAGTCTTTGGTATCTTAGGGTTAATGTGATTCAAGCACATGATTTGTTATTGAGATTTGATCCTAAAAGTTCGGATATTTTTGTCCAAGTTGATTTAGGGAGTTTGCGTTTGAGAACTAGTTTTTCCAAGATTAAGAGTGAGAAACCATTTTGGAATGAGGATTTGATGTTTGTTGCACACGAGCCATTCGACGAAACAATTTTCTTGAGTGTTGAGCAAGGAACATTAGCTGATCATGTGAGTTTAGGAACATGTATGATTAATTTGAAAGATGTGGAAAAGAGATTGGAACCTATACCGGTAACAAGTTTTTGGTATGACCTTAATAGGCCCGGAGTTATAGAGACCGCAAAGGAGGTAAAGTTTGCTAGTAAGTTGAATGCGAGAATTTCGTTGGACGGTGCTTATCATGTGATGGATGAGCCTCTTGAATATAGTAGTGACTTTAGGCCTTCATCGAAACAACTTTGGAAATCAAGCATTGGTGTTTTGGAGCTCGGAATTCTAAAGGCGACTAGTTTAATGCCGATGAAGATTGGAGGGAGAACCGATGCATATTGTGTGGCGAAATATGGACCAAAATGGGTGAGGACGAGAACGATCGTTGATAGTCTCTCGCCAAATTGGAACGAGCAATATGTTTGGGAAGTTTATGAGCCATTCACAGTCGTTACCATTGCAGTGTTTGATAACAATCAGTTAGTTGCTGAGAGTAGAAGTAGAGGTGTAAGAGATACAATAATGGCTAAGATAAGGATTCGATTATCGACGCTTGAACGTGGTAAAGTCTATACACATTCATACCCTCTTATAGGTTTGCAACCTTCTGGTATGAACAAGATGGGAGAAATCCATTTAGCAGTGAGGTTTTCTTGGTCGTTTTGGTCGATGTATCGAATTTACAAAGCACCTTTGTTTAACGAAGTACATTATTTATTACCATTGTCGTCTTCACAGCTTGATAATTTACGAAATCAAGCTGCTCATGTTATAGCAAGGAGTTTAAGCAAAGCAGAACCACCACTTGGGAAAGAGGTTGTATCGTATATGCTCGATATGAGATCGGATTTATGGAGTATGAGAAAAGGAATAGCAAATTATAACAGGATCATGAGTTTTTTAGGTGATTTTGTTGTGTTTTGGAAATGGTTAGAAGACATAAAGAAATGGAAGAATCCGATTGCAACAttgctttttcattttctttgcatTCTTGTAGTTTTACATCCACAGCCAATGTTATCATTAGTGATTTTCTATTTCCTTTGGATTGGTTTGAAGAATTATTTCAATAGGCCTAAACATCCATGTCACATAGACGAAACATTATCCGGCGCGGATACAACAAATGCCGAAGATTTGGAAGAAGAACTCGATTTCTTTCCAACTCAAATCAGAGGTGAACATTTGAGAAGACGGTATGACAGGTTGCGAATCATTGCAAGGAATGCACACAGAAAGGTTTCTCATTCGGCCACCATTGGAGAAAAGCTACAATCTCTATGTAGCTGGAGAGATCCAAGAGCTACAAAATCATTTTTGTCATTCTGTTTTGCTGGATTTGTTGTTACAATGTTTCTTCCTTTGCAAGTCATCATATTCATCTGGATCATGTTTTACCTAAGACATCCAAGATATCGAAGCGGCGGAACTTGGAGCGCCGGGAACTTCTTCAAGAGGTTGCCCTCAAACCAAGCTTTTATACTTTGA
- the LOC127091039 gene encoding LRR receptor-like serine/threonine-protein kinase ERECTA isoform X2, translating to MAFQFGVLFLLVFSICFNVKSVDSDDGSTLLDIKKSFRDVDNVLYDWTDSSTSDYCAWRGISCDNVTFNVVALNLSGLNLDGEISPSIGNLKSLVSIDLKENRLSGQIPDEIGDCSLLQDLDLSFNEIRGDIPYSISKLKQLENLILKNNQLIGPIPSTLSQIPNLKNLDLAQNNLSGEIPRLIYWNEVLQYLGLRGNNLVGSLSPDMCQLTALWYFDVRNNSLTGSIPENIGNCTSFQVLDLSYNQLTGEVPFNIGFLQIATLSLQGNKLSGHIPSVLGLMQALAVLDLSCNMLTGSIPPILGNLTYTEKLYLHGNKLTGFIPPELGNMSKLHYLELNDNNLSGHIPPELGKLTDLFDLNVANNNLEGPIPGNISSCKNLNSLNVHGNKLNGTIPSTFQSLESMTSLNLSSNNLQGSIPIELSRIGNLDTLDISNNELIGPIPPSLGDLEHLLKLNLSRNGLTGPIPAEFGNLKSVMDIDLSHNQLSDFIPVELSQLQNIGSLRLEYNDLTGDVASLVNCLSLSLLNVSYNNLVGLIPTNNNFTRFSPDSFIGNSGLCGNWLNYPCQGSHPTDRVTLSKAAILGITLGALVILLMILLAACRPHHPAPYPDGSLEKPVTFSPPKLVILHMNMALHVYDDIMRMTENLSEKYIIGSGASSTVYKCVLKNCKPVAIKRLYSHYPQYLKEFETELGTVGSIKHRNLVSLQGYSLSPYGHLLFYDYMENGSLWDLLHGQSKKKKLDWNLRLKIALGAAQGLAYLHHDCSPRIIHRDVKSSNILLDADFEPHLTDFGIAKSLCPTKSHTSTYIMGTIGYIDPEYARTSRLTEKSDVYSYGIVLLELLTGRKAVDNESNLHHLILSKTASNAVMETVDPDITATCKDLGAVKKVFQLALLCSKRQPADRPTMHEVSRVLGSLVPSVTPPKQLNPPQVASNPSAKVPCYMDEYANLKTPHLVNCPSMSTSDAQLFLKFGEVISQNSE from the exons ATGGCATTTCAATTTGGAGTACTCTTTCTTCTTGTTTTTTCCATTTGTTTCAATGTCAAATCAGTGGATTCAGATGATG GGTCAACATTGTTGGATATAAAGAAGTCATTCAGGGATGTGGATAATGTTCTATATGATTGGACTGACTCATCAACATCAGATTATTGTGCTTGGAGAGGAATTTCATGTGATAATGTCACCTTCAATGTTGTTGCACT CAATCTTTCTGGGCTGAATCTTGACGGTGAAATCTCGCCTTCTATAGGGAACCTTAAGAGCTTGGTCTCTAT TGATTTAAAAGAAAACCGGTTATCAGGTCAGATACCAGATGAGATTGGTGACTGTTCTTTGTTGCAGGACTT GGATTTGTCATTTAATGAAATTCGGGGGGATATACCATATTCAATTTCTAAGCTGAAACAATTGGAGAATCT GATTTTGAAGAATAATCAATTGATTGGACCAATTCCTTCAACATTGTCTCAGATTCCTAATTTGAAGAACCT GGACCTGGCACAAAATAATCTTAGTGGTGAAATTCCAAGGCTTATATACTGGAATGAAGTTTTGCAATATCT TGGCTTGCGAGGGAACAACTTGGTCGGTTCATTATCTCCGGACATGTGCCAGTTGACTGCCTTGTGGTACTT TGATGTGAGAAACAATAGCCTAACAGGAAGTATTCCCGAAAACATAGGCAATTGTACTTCCTTCCAAGTCTT GGATTTATCTTACAACCAGTTGACCGGAGAAGTTCCATTCAATATCGGGTTTCTACAAATCGCAACCTT GTCATTGCAAGGGAATAAACTCTCCGGGCATATTCCATCGGTGCTTGGTCTCATGCAAGCACTTGCTGTGTT AGACTTGAGCTGTAACATGTTAACTGGATCAATTCCTCCTATTTTGGGTAATTTGACTTACACTGAAAAATT GTACTTGCATGGAAATAAGCTGACTGGTTTCATCCCTCCGGAGCTTGGAAATATGTCAAAGCTTCATTATTT GGAGTTGAATGATAATAATCTAAGTGGACATATCCCACCGGAGCTTGGAAAGCTTACAGATCTATTTGACTT AAATGTTGCTAACAACAACCTTGAGGGGCCAATTCCCGGTAACATTAGCTCGTGTAAAAACCTTAACAGCCT AAATGTGCATGGGAATAAGCTGAATGGAACAATACCCTCTACTTTCCAGAGCTTGGAGAGTATGACCTCTTT GAATCTTTCGTCAAACAACCTTCAAGGCTCCATTCCAATTGAACTGTCACGGATCGGGAATTTGGATACATT GGATATTTCAAACAATGAATTAATCGGACCAATTCCTCCTTCCCTTGGTGATTTGGAACATCTTCTGAAGCT GAATCTGAGCAGAAACGGTTTAACAGGACCTATTCCTGCAGAGTTTGGTAATCTCAAAAGTGTTATGGATAT TGATCTTTCCCATAACCAGCTCTCCGATTTTATTCCTGTAGAACTTAGTCAGCTTCAGAACATAGGATCATT GAGGCTTGAATACAATGACTTAACGGGGGATGTGGCATCGCTTGTAAATTGTCTCAGTCTTTCTCTTCT TAATGTGTCCTATAACAACCTAGTTGGTCTTATTCCCACAAACAACAACTTTACCAGATTTTCACCGGATAG TTTCATTGGAAATTCCGGTCTATGTGGTAATTGGCTGAATTATCCATGTCAAGGTTCTCACCCTACGGACCGAG TTACGTTATCTAAGGCGGCTATTCTAGGAATTACACTCGGTGCCCTTGTCATTCTTCTGATGATACTTCTGGCTGCTTGCCGACCACACCATCCAGCTCCATATCCTGATGGATCACTCGAAAAACCAG TTACATTCTCACCTCCAAAACTAGTGATTCTTCATATGAACATGGCACTTCATGTCTATGATGATATCATGAGGATGACTGAAAACCTAAGTGAGAAGTATATTATTGGAAGCGGTGCATCGAGTACGGTTTATAAATGTGTTCTTAAAAATTGCAAGCCAGTTGCCATAAAGAGGCTCTATTCTCACTATCCACAATACTTGAAGGAATTTGAGACGGAACTTGGAACGGTCGGCAGCATTAAGCACCGGAATCTGGTTAGTCTCCAAGGCTACTCTTTGTCCCCTTATGGTCACCTTCTCTTCTATGACTACATGGAAAATGGCAGTTTATGGGATCTTCTTCATG GACAAAGTAAGAAGAAAAAACTTGACTGGAATCTGCGTCTAAAAATAGCGCTCGGAGCGGCACAAGGACTTGCATATTTACACCATGATTGCAGTCCTCGCATCATCCATAGAGACGTGAAATCGTCAAATATTTTACTAGATGCAGATTTTGAGCCTCATCTAACTGATTTTGGCATTGCCAAAAGTCTCTGCCCTACAAAGTCTCATACTTCTACTTACATAATGGGCACAATTGGCTACATAGACCCCGAATATGCCCGAACTTCCCGTCTCACTGAGAAATCCGATGTCTACAGCTATGGCATTGTTTTACTTGAACTGCTAACCGGGAGAAAAGCCGTTGACAATGAATCCAACCTCCATCATCTA ATTTTGTCCAAGACAGCTAGCAATGCAGTAATGGAAACGGTTGATCCCGACATAACTGCCACATGCAAGGACCTAGGAGCAGTTAAGAAAGTTTTTCAGCTTGCTCTACTATGCTCAAAGAGACAGCCAGCCGACCGGCCAACAATGCACGAAGTATCACGTGTATTAGGAAGTCTCGTCCCTTCAGTCACACCACCGAAACAACTAAACCCTCCCCAAGTTGCATCTAACCCGTCAGCCAAAGTTCCGTGTTACATGGACGAGTATGCAAATCTCAAGACACCACACTTGGTGAACTGTCCTTCCATGAGCACCTCAGATGCTCAACTCTTCCTCAAGTTCGGCGAAGTAATCTCTCAGAACAGCGAGTGA
- the LOC127091039 gene encoding LRR receptor-like serine/threonine-protein kinase ERECTA isoform X1, translating into MAFQFGVLFLLVFSICFNVKSVDSDDGSTLLDIKKSFRDVDNVLYDWTDSSTSDYCAWRGISCDNVTFNVVALNLSGLNLDGEISPSIGNLKSLVSIDLKENRLSGQIPDEIGDCSLLQDLDLSFNEIRGDIPYSISKLKQLENLILKNNQLIGPIPSTLSQIPNLKNLDLAQNNLSGEIPRLIYWNEVLQYLGLRGNNLVGSLSPDMCQLTALWYFDVRNNSLTGSIPENIGNCTSFQVLDLSYNQLTGEVPFNIGFLQIATLSLQGNKLSGHIPSVLGLMQALAVLDLSCNMLTGSIPPILGNLTYTEKLYLHGNKLTGFIPPELGNMSKLHYLELNDNNLSGHIPPELGKLTDLFDLNVANNNLEGPIPGNISSCKNLNSLNVHGNKLNGTIPSTFQSLESMTSLNLSSNNLQGSIPIELSRIGNLDTLDISNNELIGPIPPSLGDLEHLLKLNLSRNGLTGPIPAEFGNLKSVMDIDLSHNQLSDFIPVELSQLQNIGSLRLEYNDLTGDVASLVNCLSLSLLNVSYNNLVGLIPTNNNFTRFSPDSFIGNSGLCGNWLNYPCQGSHPTDRVTLSKAAILGITLGALVILLMILLAACRPHHPAPYPDGSLEKPGDKTFTFSPPKLVILHMNMALHVYDDIMRMTENLSEKYIIGSGASSTVYKCVLKNCKPVAIKRLYSHYPQYLKEFETELGTVGSIKHRNLVSLQGYSLSPYGHLLFYDYMENGSLWDLLHGQSKKKKLDWNLRLKIALGAAQGLAYLHHDCSPRIIHRDVKSSNILLDADFEPHLTDFGIAKSLCPTKSHTSTYIMGTIGYIDPEYARTSRLTEKSDVYSYGIVLLELLTGRKAVDNESNLHHLILSKTASNAVMETVDPDITATCKDLGAVKKVFQLALLCSKRQPADRPTMHEVSRVLGSLVPSVTPPKQLNPPQVASNPSAKVPCYMDEYANLKTPHLVNCPSMSTSDAQLFLKFGEVISQNSE; encoded by the exons ATGGCATTTCAATTTGGAGTACTCTTTCTTCTTGTTTTTTCCATTTGTTTCAATGTCAAATCAGTGGATTCAGATGATG GGTCAACATTGTTGGATATAAAGAAGTCATTCAGGGATGTGGATAATGTTCTATATGATTGGACTGACTCATCAACATCAGATTATTGTGCTTGGAGAGGAATTTCATGTGATAATGTCACCTTCAATGTTGTTGCACT CAATCTTTCTGGGCTGAATCTTGACGGTGAAATCTCGCCTTCTATAGGGAACCTTAAGAGCTTGGTCTCTAT TGATTTAAAAGAAAACCGGTTATCAGGTCAGATACCAGATGAGATTGGTGACTGTTCTTTGTTGCAGGACTT GGATTTGTCATTTAATGAAATTCGGGGGGATATACCATATTCAATTTCTAAGCTGAAACAATTGGAGAATCT GATTTTGAAGAATAATCAATTGATTGGACCAATTCCTTCAACATTGTCTCAGATTCCTAATTTGAAGAACCT GGACCTGGCACAAAATAATCTTAGTGGTGAAATTCCAAGGCTTATATACTGGAATGAAGTTTTGCAATATCT TGGCTTGCGAGGGAACAACTTGGTCGGTTCATTATCTCCGGACATGTGCCAGTTGACTGCCTTGTGGTACTT TGATGTGAGAAACAATAGCCTAACAGGAAGTATTCCCGAAAACATAGGCAATTGTACTTCCTTCCAAGTCTT GGATTTATCTTACAACCAGTTGACCGGAGAAGTTCCATTCAATATCGGGTTTCTACAAATCGCAACCTT GTCATTGCAAGGGAATAAACTCTCCGGGCATATTCCATCGGTGCTTGGTCTCATGCAAGCACTTGCTGTGTT AGACTTGAGCTGTAACATGTTAACTGGATCAATTCCTCCTATTTTGGGTAATTTGACTTACACTGAAAAATT GTACTTGCATGGAAATAAGCTGACTGGTTTCATCCCTCCGGAGCTTGGAAATATGTCAAAGCTTCATTATTT GGAGTTGAATGATAATAATCTAAGTGGACATATCCCACCGGAGCTTGGAAAGCTTACAGATCTATTTGACTT AAATGTTGCTAACAACAACCTTGAGGGGCCAATTCCCGGTAACATTAGCTCGTGTAAAAACCTTAACAGCCT AAATGTGCATGGGAATAAGCTGAATGGAACAATACCCTCTACTTTCCAGAGCTTGGAGAGTATGACCTCTTT GAATCTTTCGTCAAACAACCTTCAAGGCTCCATTCCAATTGAACTGTCACGGATCGGGAATTTGGATACATT GGATATTTCAAACAATGAATTAATCGGACCAATTCCTCCTTCCCTTGGTGATTTGGAACATCTTCTGAAGCT GAATCTGAGCAGAAACGGTTTAACAGGACCTATTCCTGCAGAGTTTGGTAATCTCAAAAGTGTTATGGATAT TGATCTTTCCCATAACCAGCTCTCCGATTTTATTCCTGTAGAACTTAGTCAGCTTCAGAACATAGGATCATT GAGGCTTGAATACAATGACTTAACGGGGGATGTGGCATCGCTTGTAAATTGTCTCAGTCTTTCTCTTCT TAATGTGTCCTATAACAACCTAGTTGGTCTTATTCCCACAAACAACAACTTTACCAGATTTTCACCGGATAG TTTCATTGGAAATTCCGGTCTATGTGGTAATTGGCTGAATTATCCATGTCAAGGTTCTCACCCTACGGACCGAG TTACGTTATCTAAGGCGGCTATTCTAGGAATTACACTCGGTGCCCTTGTCATTCTTCTGATGATACTTCTGGCTGCTTGCCGACCACACCATCCAGCTCCATATCCTGATGGATCACTCGAAAAACCAGGTGACAAAACAT TTACATTCTCACCTCCAAAACTAGTGATTCTTCATATGAACATGGCACTTCATGTCTATGATGATATCATGAGGATGACTGAAAACCTAAGTGAGAAGTATATTATTGGAAGCGGTGCATCGAGTACGGTTTATAAATGTGTTCTTAAAAATTGCAAGCCAGTTGCCATAAAGAGGCTCTATTCTCACTATCCACAATACTTGAAGGAATTTGAGACGGAACTTGGAACGGTCGGCAGCATTAAGCACCGGAATCTGGTTAGTCTCCAAGGCTACTCTTTGTCCCCTTATGGTCACCTTCTCTTCTATGACTACATGGAAAATGGCAGTTTATGGGATCTTCTTCATG GACAAAGTAAGAAGAAAAAACTTGACTGGAATCTGCGTCTAAAAATAGCGCTCGGAGCGGCACAAGGACTTGCATATTTACACCATGATTGCAGTCCTCGCATCATCCATAGAGACGTGAAATCGTCAAATATTTTACTAGATGCAGATTTTGAGCCTCATCTAACTGATTTTGGCATTGCCAAAAGTCTCTGCCCTACAAAGTCTCATACTTCTACTTACATAATGGGCACAATTGGCTACATAGACCCCGAATATGCCCGAACTTCCCGTCTCACTGAGAAATCCGATGTCTACAGCTATGGCATTGTTTTACTTGAACTGCTAACCGGGAGAAAAGCCGTTGACAATGAATCCAACCTCCATCATCTA ATTTTGTCCAAGACAGCTAGCAATGCAGTAATGGAAACGGTTGATCCCGACATAACTGCCACATGCAAGGACCTAGGAGCAGTTAAGAAAGTTTTTCAGCTTGCTCTACTATGCTCAAAGAGACAGCCAGCCGACCGGCCAACAATGCACGAAGTATCACGTGTATTAGGAAGTCTCGTCCCTTCAGTCACACCACCGAAACAACTAAACCCTCCCCAAGTTGCATCTAACCCGTCAGCCAAAGTTCCGTGTTACATGGACGAGTATGCAAATCTCAAGACACCACACTTGGTGAACTGTCCTTCCATGAGCACCTCAGATGCTCAACTCTTCCTCAAGTTCGGCGAAGTAATCTCTCAGAACAGCGAGTGA